The Wolbachia endosymbiont of Oedothorax gibbosus region AGCTTTTTTTACCAGTTTCAGCAACACATTAACTCCAACGCTCATATTTGCTGACCATAATATTGGAACTTCAGCAGCATACTCTTTTAAATCGACACCTTCTATTCCAGTTGTGCCACTAACCAGCGGTGTTTTAAATTTTACAGCTGCTTTAAGGCAGTCTAACATACATTCTTTAGTTGTAAAATCTATTACAACGTCAGATGACTCAAATACGTCACTGATAGAGCTTGTAACCTTAATTCCTAGATTGGCTATAATTGGTCCAATATCTAAGCCTATGCCCGAACGGGCAACAGCACCTGCTATTTCCACTTTGGTATTTGTAATTAATTCATTGAGTATTTTCTTGCCCATTCTGCCTAAGCAGCCTATTACTCCAATTCTGATCTTCATAAAGCTTTTTGTATTATATTAGGCCCTTTTTTAGGCTTTGTCACTTCTGATCTATATTCTACAGCTAAGGTTTACCTATAATTCAAAATGAATACACATCTTATTGAGCTCTATATTACGTCAGTAAGGTACAAATTTTCCTCAAAAAACTCACCTCAACCTGGTCAAAATTTTCCTTAAAAGACAAATACAGAAAAACAAGAATATAAACTTTGAGTGCACTAAATTTGCTCATTTTCCCTTAACTTGACGCGCATGCTTTTTTGAACATTCCCAATTGAGGTTAAAATAATTACTTAGCAAACAATAGGTTTCGTGTAACGGCAATCCGATGACGGAAGAATAGGAGCCGCGTAAGAACAATACGAACACTCCAGCTAGGCCTTGTATATTGCATCCCCCTGCCCTATTTTTCCACTCTTCTGATGCTAAATAATACTTAATTTCTTGTTCACTGAGACGTTTAAATTTCACTATTGTAACCACAGTTCTAATATGCTGTTTAGATTGATCGGGAGTTAATAGACACACACTGGTGTATACTCTATGCCTTCTTCCTGATAACAAGCGGATGCATTTTTCTGCTTGCTTAACGTTTTCAGCTTTGAGCAATATCCTTCTACCACAAGCAACAACTGTATCAACACCAAGCACAAAGTAATTTGGATTTGAACTTTGTATTTTCTCAGCTTTACTTTTTGCCATACGGATTGAGTAATCCTTCGGAAGTTCCTTTTTTAAAGGAGTTTCGTCTATATCTGCTGGCAAAACTAAGCCTGGCTCAATATTTATTTGTTTTAGTAAAGCTATACGCCTTTTCGATGATGAAGCAAGAATAAGATTATTTAGAGATCGTTCTGTCACTTGTACCCTTAAGCCTTCTAATGATCCGACCTTTTTTCGCATTTCTATCGTAAATGCTCATCTCAACTAACACCCTATCCCCTATAATGATGCGTATTTTACTTCTTCTCACTTTCCCTGATACATGACAGATAATCTCATGTTCATTGTCTAGTTTTACTCTAAATTCTGCTGCAGGTAGTAAAGCAGTTACTGCCCCTTCCACTTCAAAAATTGTCTTCGATTTCTCGTCTTTTATCATATGTTATATTATAATTTAATAATCTTTTTCAGTCTACTATAGATTTTAAATTATTATCAACACAAAAGACCTTTTGCACCCCACTTAAGTTGCAACTTAACCCCAACCATCTTCACAATAATGCTTTTGAACCTGCATTTTTCACTTTCTCCAACCTAACCGAGCTTTATGGCAATCAATTTCTAGCTACCTACGTTTCTGCTCTCTGCTACCTTCTCAGTAGAACTTATAGGACTTATGTTGGAAGATAAATCATCATCACAATTTTCCTTATCACTTCCATATCCGTCATCAAAGCTTAAAGATCTGCGTAATGTTGTTTTTTCTTTCAGTGGAACACAAGACTCATTATCAAGCTCACTAGAAACGCCCCCTTTTAGGATATAAAATTGATCGTTGTGGCTCCTTTGTCCATCAGCAAAAATTTTTTCTTTTAGTCCATCAAGCATTTCTATAATGTCATCATCATTGCATGCATTATCTTTAGTGAGTTCAAGTGTAAGCACCTTATCTCCTGGAAATTCCTCGTACTCGTTTTCTAGCTCTTCAATGTTGAGTTTTAGTCTCTCTTCTCCAAGTGTATCTTGTAAATTGCTATCCTGCCTATCTGATTCTTTAATCTTTTGCTCAATTTCTACTTGTACCTTATATTCCTGATCTAATTCTCTTAGCTGATCTTTCTGCTGGCGTCGTTCAACCATTATCTGTTCCGCATCTTCTCGTGCTTGATTTAGCTCTTTTTCCAAATTCTTCTTTCCTGCATTAACAATTTTCAGCTCTTCCTTTAGCTTTCTTTTTTCTTCATATACACCTTTAAGTTCTTGTGCTTTCCCTTGTAGCTCTTTTAACACACCTGCTAATTCTTCATCTTTTTGTGCCAGTTCAGTTTGCAATTCCGTGTTTTTTTGCTCCTCTTTTTCAAACCTATCTTGTAAATTGCTATTCTGCTTCTCTAACTTTACAATTGTTTGATTAGCTTCTGCTTGGGTTGTTTCTAGTTTCTCCTGTAGTCGCTGATTTTCTTGTATTAATTCATGGTGCTTTTTATTTATCACTTGCAACCCTGCTTCTATTTCTTGCTTCAATTCAACAGCTTCTTTTTTCAAATTTGACATTTCTTGCTTCAATTCAACGTTTTTTTCGGACAGCATCTGATTATTTAAAATCAATTCATCCATTTGTTGTGAAGCAACTTCTGTCTGAGTTTCAGTGTGCTGTAAATTGACTTCCGTTTGAGTTTCGACTTGTTGTGAAGCAACTTCTGTTTGAGTTGATGCATTGCTATTAATAGAAGGAGGAAGGCTATTGTCAGCATCAACTTTAGGGTCTAATTCCCCCTCTGGTTCCTTGCGATAGGCCACTATAGATTCATTTTGAAAATTATTATTAGCAGTAGGCACAACATCAGCAGCCTTACCCTTTTCTAGTACAGCATCATATAAGGAGAGACCTTGAATATATAATTCATCATTTTGCTTTATCAATTCTAAGATCTCCTCCGATAGCACAAAATCTTCATCATTAAATTTTAGTACTTCAGTTATGCCATCGCTACTCACATTCATAATCATGGTACACATTTCGGATCCATCCTTTACAGGCCAAGTGCTTGTCATTTTATAATATGCGCCCTCTTTAAATTCATAATGTCTTTCCTTACCTTTCCGATGAGCGTGTATTTCATGTTTTTTATTGCAATAGATATTCAATTCTTTAATATCTTTCTCTTGCCGTAAAATATCACTAATCCTGGTTGGTTCACTTCTATTGTAATTAATAAGATTAATATTCAAAACTCTATGAGCGTTATCAGTTTCTGTGTAATAAGCTCGAAGCTCTACGTTTTTCCTCTCAAAATATTTACTTGCAGTTTCTTTTCCCTGCTCTGCCGACTCTGTAAATTTATTTATATCTTCCTTAAAGCTCTTATTAGCAGACTCTGCTACTGCTTTGTCTATGTAGATTTGTTTAAAATCTCTATCGTTTATTAGGTCATAAAAACTCCACTTATCTCTATAAGCCTTCTGTATAGCAGTGAGGTCTCTTTCTTCTTTCAAAAGCATTAAGAAGCCTACCTTGTCTTCTAGGTTTTTTAGTTTAAAGCCTGTTATTATCTTCTCTAATTGAGAATCAAATTCTTTACTGGCAAAATTTTCAGCAAGATTATTTAAATTTTTTAACTCTTTGTATAATTTATTATTTTCTGCAATTGAGCGGCAGAACTTTATTATAGCAGAGTCCTTAGTGAAAGAATTGTCTTTTTCCATTTTATTGATACGGTCCTTGAGGGATGTAAAATGCGATTCAAGCCATGACGAATATAGATCGTATTCATAAGATGCCAACAAGCAATGTATTGCATTCCAAGCACATGATGCTACCCTTATAACTGATTCAACATCATAATTCTCTGACTGATTACTTGTTTTTCCTGTCTCTGCTGTTTTTTCTTCCTTAGCCAAACTTCCAATCATAATACGCCTCCTTAACTATATTTATATTATACCAATTAACATATATTAAAAAATCAAACTGCTTACTGTGCGTTTAACTTCTACTTTACATAATAAACTGTTTGAAATTACACAAGTATCGTTTTTTATTAGATAAAAGTTAACAAGACGTCTTCATAGATTTTTAAGCTTAACAATATCCTCTCTATTTGGACTAGTTGAAATTAGATGAATTGGTACGCCTATTAATTTTTCTAACCTGTCTATATATTTTATTAAATTGATAGGCAATGTTTCAATCGACCTTTTACCTTGAGTGTTCTCTTTCCAGCCAGAAAACTCTTCATATATTGG contains the following coding sequences:
- the dapB gene encoding 4-hydroxy-tetrahydrodipicolinate reductase; translated protein: MKIRIGVIGCLGRMGKKILNELITNTKVEIAGAVARSGIGLDIGPIIANLGIKVTSSISDVFESSDVVIDFTTKECMLDCLKAAVKFKTPLVSGTTGIEGVDLKEYAAEVPILWSANMSVGVNVLLKLVKKAAELLGNEYDAEILEMHHNLKKDSPSGTAIELGKTIANASKVDFQSNQYLHSGSNIRKKGGIGFAVSRGGGVIGDHSVMFVNSDERIELNHKAIDRTTFARGAVQAAVWLYENKREIPGLYSMQDVI
- a CDS encoding Maf family nucleotide pyrophosphatase is translated as MTERSLNNLILASSSKRRIALLKQINIEPGLVLPADIDETPLKKELPKDYSIRMAKSKAEKIQSSNPNYFVLGVDTVVACGRRILLKAENVKQAEKCIRLLSGRRHRVYTSVCLLTPDQSKQHIRTVVTIVKFKRLSEQEIKYYLASEEWKNRAGGCNIQGLAGVFVLFLRGSYSSVIGLPLHETYCLLSNYFNLNWECSKKHARQVKGK
- the infA gene encoding translation initiation factor IF-1, producing the protein MIKDEKSKTIFEVEGAVTALLPAAEFRVKLDNEHEIICHVSGKVRRSKIRIIIGDRVLVEMSIYDRNAKKGRIIRRLKGTSDRTISK